Proteins from one Rosa chinensis cultivar Old Blush chromosome 7, RchiOBHm-V2, whole genome shotgun sequence genomic window:
- the LOC112178819 gene encoding glutaredoxin, with product MGSFFSHGFTKEQLAMALEKIKTTVNATPVVVFSKTYCGYCRRVKQLLTQVGARYKVVELDEDVDGGEIEAALAEWTGQSTVPNVFIAGKHIGGCDSVLERHQTGQLLPLLREAGAVANNPMSA from the exons ATGGGTTCATTTTTCAGCCACGGTTTCACCAAGGAACAGCTTGCAATGGCCCTCGAAAAGATCAAGACCACCGTCAACGCCACCCCTGTCGTCGTCTTCAG TAAAACTTACTGTGGCTATTGCCGGAGGGTCAAGCAACTGTTGACACAGGTTGGAGCACGCTATAAGGTTGTCGAACTAGATGAGGATG TTGATGGAGGTGAAATTGAAGCAGCTCTAGCTGAGTGGACTGGACAGAGTACTGTGCCTAATGTGTTCATTGCTGGGAAACACATCGGCGGCTGTGACT CTGTCTTAGAAAGGCACCAGACAGGTCAGCTTCTGCCCCTTCTCCGGGAGGCTGGTGCAGTTGCTAATAACCCCATGTCTGCGTGA